From Clavelina lepadiformis chromosome 9, kaClaLepa1.1, whole genome shotgun sequence, the proteins below share one genomic window:
- the LOC143470629 gene encoding uncharacterized protein LOC143470629 yields MRLLPNNFKITQPYHFPFQHATANPFIIFDIYECIDKIIKEKSLGPEQIWNCDESGFPSDPQKCKVVSIRGQTAYKLTCGAGCDNTSTLAVCNAAGKYLDPLVIFAGKNLQNMWRRTNALPETFYGISENGWMTTEIFYEWFVKFSRQVKDGPSHF; encoded by the exons ATGCGTTTACTGCCTAATAACTTCAAAATCACTCAGCCTTATCATTTTCCCTTTCAGCATG CTACCGCGAatccttttattatttttgatatttacgAATGCattgacaaaataataaaagaaaagaGTCTTGGACCAGAGCAAATATGGAACTGTGATGAGAGTGGTTTTCCCAGTGATCCACAAAAGTGCAAAGTAGTGAGCATTCGTGGACAAACAGCTTATAAATTAACATGCGGTGCAGGTTGTGACAACACAAGTACGCTAGCAGTTTGCAATGCAGCAGGAAAATATCTGGATCCTTTGGTGATATTTGCAGGAAAAAATCTTCAGAACATGTGGCGCAGAACAAATGCTTTGCCTGAAACATTTTATGGCATCAGTGAAAACGGTTGGATGACCACAGAAATATTTTACGAATGGTTTGTAAAGTTTTCTCGTCAGGTGAAAGACGGCCCTTCTCATTTTTGA